One part of the Candidatus Kouleothrix ribensis genome encodes these proteins:
- a CDS encoding IS5 family transposase — protein sequence MARYELSDEHYLLIEPFLPINDGKVGHPYDPHRPILNGIFWRLHAGAAWPDIPERYGNWKTIYDRYVSWRRNGIWDRILKVLQTKLDAHGAIDWEQWSLDGTIVRAHRVAAGAEKSGPDGEVEPGNHALGRSVGGFSTKIHLLSDGNGIPLDACLTPGQTHESTQVETIMEHVAIERASGRVRRRPCRLAADRAYDAQRIRHFLRLRGIKPIIPPKQHKGKRKRGRPIGYDREQYRRRSGIEQCVGWLKECRAVATRYEKLALNYLGLIKLAFIERYLRLLTRAVVPT from the coding sequence ATGGCACGCTACGAACTCTCTGACGAACACTATCTGCTGATTGAACCCTTTTTGCCGATTAATGATGGAAAGGTCGGCCATCCTTATGACCCGCACCGTCCGATTCTTAACGGCATTTTCTGGCGACTGCATGCCGGCGCCGCCTGGCCCGACATTCCTGAGCGCTACGGCAACTGGAAGACGATCTATGACCGCTACGTTTCCTGGCGACGCAACGGCATTTGGGATCGCATCCTCAAGGTGCTCCAAACCAAACTGGATGCACATGGTGCAATCGACTGGGAGCAGTGGTCACTGGATGGCACAATCGTCCGTGCGCATCGTGTCGCTGCTGGCGCCGAAAAGAGTGGGCCAGACGGTGAGGTCGAACCCGGCAACCACGCGCTTGGCCGCTCGGTGGGCGGCTTTAGCACCAAAATCCATCTGCTCAGCGATGGCAACGGCATCCCGCTCGATGCCTGTCTCACGCCTGGACAGACCCACGAATCGACCCAGGTCGAAACGATTATGGAGCACGTTGCCATTGAGCGTGCAAGCGGCCGAGTGCGGCGACGGCCTTGTCGCTTGGCAGCCGACCGAGCTTATGATGCCCAGCGCATCCGCCATTTCTTGCGGTTGCGCGGGATCAAGCCGATCATTCCGCCTAAACAGCACAAGGGAAAACGCAAGCGTGGGCGCCCAATCGGCTATGACCGTGAACAGTATCGCCGGCGCAGCGGCATCGAACAGTGCGTAGGGTGGCTGAAAGAGTGTCGCGCGGTCGCGACACGCTACGAGAAATTGGCGCTCAACTATCTCGGGTTGATCAAGTTGGCGTTCATCGAACGGTATCTTCGCCTCCTGACACGTGCCGTCGTGCCGACATAA
- a CDS encoding tyrosine-type recombinase/integrase, with product MDTAQFGSKEPIVQSIDAFLRCLEGKNRSEATRHAYETDLLQFYLWLKDNNSYASSPEKITKTDVTEFLTACARRGLSGVSRARKLAAIREYYRYLVDHEVIVKSPTAGVATPKREQNIRKHLAPYEYHSMLVAAAGSPRDYAILQVFLQTGLRVSELCALRFSDLEMSAKPYPLLHVRLGKGMRARTIALEKKVAQALKNYLAQRPDSLNDAVFLNYYGEPIGERGVRKIVAKYVQASGITKRISPHSLRHTFATQKAEKGVSTYQLQEWLGHANLNTTQVYVHLAKQSGGKVMEQTSL from the coding sequence ATGGATACAGCACAATTTGGAAGTAAGGAACCGATTGTTCAAAGCATTGATGCGTTCTTGCGCTGTCTCGAAGGGAAAAACCGCAGTGAAGCAACACGCCATGCCTATGAGACTGACCTCTTACAGTTCTACCTCTGGCTCAAAGACAATAACAGCTATGCGAGCTCTCCTGAGAAGATTACGAAAACCGATGTCACCGAATTCCTGACGGCATGTGCTCGCCGTGGTCTCTCCGGTGTCTCACGAGCGCGCAAACTGGCCGCCATTCGCGAGTACTACCGCTACTTGGTTGACCATGAAGTCATCGTCAAGTCGCCGACCGCTGGTGTAGCAACTCCAAAACGTGAGCAAAACATCAGAAAACACCTCGCGCCATACGAATACCACAGTATGCTGGTGGCCGCCGCCGGTAGTCCTCGGGACTATGCTATCTTGCAGGTATTCTTGCAAACAGGTCTACGGGTATCGGAGCTATGTGCGCTCCGATTTTCAGATTTAGAAATGAGCGCCAAACCATACCCTTTGTTACATGTGCGCCTCGGCAAAGGTATGCGCGCTCGTACCATTGCACTTGAGAAGAAGGTCGCCCAGGCACTCAAGAACTACCTCGCACAGCGCCCGGATAGCCTCAATGATGCTGTGTTTTTGAACTACTACGGTGAGCCGATCGGGGAGCGTGGAGTACGAAAAATCGTCGCCAAGTATGTCCAAGCGTCTGGTATAACCAAACGCATCAGTCCACATAGTCTGCGCCACACCTTCGCCACACAGAAAGCAGAGAAGGGCGTGAGCACCTACCAGCTTCAGGAGTGGCTTGGGCACGCCAATTTGAACACCACCCAGGTCTATGTTCACCTGGCAAAGCAGAGCGGGGGAAAAGTGATGGAGCAGACGAGCTTATAG